A genomic segment from Ramlibacter agri encodes:
- a CDS encoding hotdog fold thioesterase, with amino-acid sequence MAIWKRPISVAALAAVHKDTAPEHLGMEFLEVGDDFIKARIPVDARTRQPYGLLHGGVSVVLAETLGSCGAMYCAEPGYRVVGLDINANHLRGATSGWVTGVTRPVHVGRSTQVWAIELHNDAGELTCVSRITMAVLKER; translated from the coding sequence ATGGCCATCTGGAAGCGTCCCATCTCCGTCGCCGCCCTCGCGGCCGTCCACAAGGACACCGCACCCGAACATCTCGGGATGGAGTTCCTCGAGGTCGGCGACGATTTCATCAAGGCCCGGATCCCGGTCGACGCCCGCACGCGCCAGCCCTATGGCCTGCTGCATGGCGGCGTGAGCGTGGTGCTGGCGGAGACGCTGGGCTCCTGCGGCGCCATGTACTGCGCCGAGCCGGGCTACCGCGTCGTCGGCCTGGACATCAATGCCAACCACCTGCGCGGTGCGACGTCCGGCTGGGTGACCGGCGTGACGCGGCCGGTGCACGTAGGGCGCAGCACGCAGGTGTGGGCCATCGAGCTTCACAACGACGCAGGCGAATTGACCTGCGTGTCGCGGATCACGATGGCGGTGTTGAAGGAACGCTAA